The following coding sequences are from one Azospirillum humicireducens window:
- a CDS encoding siderophore-interacting protein, with translation MPRFSCDTTVPHDHPSAAAGRLVAAAEPYGLSFTREGDTLAAGGGFGRLVLTIGTDALHLRAEADDRGLLERLRASVGEQLVALLGEDAAIAWTGDVETGPLFADFREIRVTAVRDLTPRLRRITFRGTDLARFATPDNLHVRLYLPPPGGEVPSWPRPGPDGRPLWPEPDRRPAVRYYTLRRIDADAGELDIDFLLHADGGPGTSFAMGARPGDLCGMSGPCGLGLRPAPWHLLAGDETALPAIARILEELPPAARGTALIEVEDAADELPLRAPAGFIVRWLHRGEGGTTAPLVEAVRTLTLPSGPADLFAWIACEFDDLARLREHLRGRGIDRDRILAVAYWRRSPPVSSSDRRISP, from the coding sequence ATGCCCCGCTTCTCCTGCGACACGACGGTTCCCCACGACCATCCGTCCGCCGCCGCCGGCCGGCTGGTCGCCGCCGCCGAGCCTTATGGACTGTCCTTCACCCGTGAGGGCGACACGCTGGCGGCGGGAGGCGGGTTCGGCCGTCTTGTGCTGACCATCGGCACCGATGCCCTGCATCTGCGGGCCGAAGCGGATGACCGCGGCCTTTTGGAGCGGTTGCGCGCCTCCGTCGGCGAACAGCTGGTCGCCCTGCTCGGGGAGGATGCCGCCATCGCCTGGACCGGCGATGTGGAGACCGGACCGCTGTTCGCCGACTTCCGCGAGATCCGTGTCACCGCCGTCCGGGACCTGACGCCGCGCCTGCGCCGCATCACCTTCCGCGGCACCGACCTCGCCCGCTTCGCCACCCCGGACAACCTGCATGTCCGGCTCTACCTGCCGCCGCCGGGGGGCGAGGTGCCGTCCTGGCCGCGCCCCGGACCGGACGGGAGGCCGCTCTGGCCCGAACCGGACCGACGCCCCGCGGTCCGCTATTACACCCTTCGGCGCATCGACGCCGATGCGGGCGAACTGGACATCGATTTCCTCCTCCATGCCGACGGGGGGCCCGGCACCTCCTTCGCCATGGGGGCCCGGCCCGGCGACCTCTGCGGCATGTCCGGCCCCTGCGGGCTCGGCCTCCGTCCGGCCCCTTGGCATCTGCTGGCCGGCGACGAGACGGCGCTTCCCGCCATCGCCCGCATTCTGGAGGAACTGCCGCCTGCCGCCCGCGGCACCGCCCTGATCGAGGTGGAGGATGCGGCGGACGAACTGCCGCTCCGGGCTCCCGCCGGTTTCATCGTCCGCTGGCTGCACCGTGGAGAGGGCGGAACCACGGCGCCGCTGGTTGAGGCGGTGCGCACCCTGACGCTGCCGTCCGGCCCCGCCGACCTGTTCGCCTGGATCGCCTGCGAGTTCGACGACCTCGCCCGTCTGCGCGAGCATCTGCGCGGACGCGGCATCGACCGCGACCGCATTCTGGCGGTCGCCTACTGGCGGCGCAGCCCGCCTGTATCCTCATCGGACCGCAGGATTTCCCCATGA
- the fhuB gene encoding Fe(3+)-hydroxamate ABC transporter permease FhuB, which translates to MADTAMPPAARRFGPAWPVTGLILLAGLASLLVLDRQLPPDLWWRALVDPDPASLDQLAAHYVLFPRFVVALLVGAALGLAGAILQQVLRNPLAEPATLGISAGAHLSLAVATLWVPDALALGREWVALAGAGLSAAALLALSWRKGLSPVTVVLAGLVLSLYAGSVSGVMVLFNHDLLIGLFLWGAGFLDQQDWGMAAFLAPRLAVLAAAALLVLRPLVLLGLGEGGARSLGLSVVGARLAGLLIAVMLAALTVAAVGVVSFVGLAAPTIVGMAGARRLGQRMLWAPLCGAALLWATDALVLLAPITYRELPTGAVTAVLGVPMLLWLLPRLRTSAPPVMSAAPQPPRATRPVLVLAGTALLLPLALWAAVAFGTGPDGWEWSVGGELAALEPWRLPRALAALSGGAMLAMAGAMLQRMTGNPLAAPEILGVSSGAILGVVVLMFSADAPGRGAQIAAGGAGAVAVLAAMLALGRKDGFSPDRLLLAGIATSSISGVVVALLMAGQDPRLQTLVTWLSGSTYMVGWTDGLVALALALLGVGAIPFVARWLDLLPLGGGVAAALGVGPSLSRAVLFSLSALLTAAATLIVGPLSFVGLMGPHLARMIGLQRAAAHLAGSAMLGGLVMLLADWLGRSVIFPYQVPAGLLASVIGGPFLLWLLGRR; encoded by the coding sequence ATGGCTGACACCGCGATGCCGCCCGCCGCCCGCCGCTTCGGCCCCGCATGGCCGGTGACCGGCCTCATCCTGCTGGCCGGGCTGGCCTCCCTTCTCGTGCTGGACCGCCAATTGCCGCCCGATCTGTGGTGGCGGGCGCTGGTCGATCCCGATCCGGCCAGCCTCGACCAGCTGGCCGCCCATTATGTGCTGTTCCCGCGCTTTGTGGTCGCCCTGCTGGTCGGGGCGGCGCTGGGGCTTGCCGGAGCGATCCTGCAGCAGGTGCTGCGCAACCCGCTGGCGGAGCCCGCCACCCTCGGCATTTCCGCCGGCGCGCATCTGTCGCTGGCGGTCGCCACCCTGTGGGTTCCCGACGCGCTGGCGCTGGGGCGGGAATGGGTGGCGCTGGCCGGGGCGGGGCTGTCGGCGGCGGCGCTGCTGGCGCTGTCCTGGCGCAAGGGGCTGTCGCCGGTGACCGTCGTCCTCGCCGGCCTCGTCCTCAGCCTTTATGCCGGCTCGGTCAGCGGCGTGATGGTGCTGTTCAACCACGATCTGCTGATCGGCCTGTTCCTGTGGGGCGCCGGCTTCCTCGACCAGCAGGATTGGGGCATGGCCGCCTTCCTGGCGCCGCGGCTGGCCGTGCTGGCGGCTGCCGCCCTGCTGGTGCTGCGCCCGCTGGTCCTGCTCGGTCTCGGGGAGGGTGGGGCGCGCAGCCTTGGCCTGTCGGTGGTGGGCGCCCGTCTGGCCGGGCTGCTGATCGCGGTGATGCTGGCCGCGCTGACCGTCGCCGCGGTCGGCGTGGTCAGCTTCGTCGGGTTGGCCGCCCCGACCATCGTCGGCATGGCCGGCGCCCGCCGGCTGGGTCAGCGGATGCTGTGGGCGCCCCTGTGCGGCGCCGCCCTGCTGTGGGCGACCGACGCCCTGGTGCTGTTGGCGCCGATCACCTACCGTGAACTGCCGACGGGCGCCGTCACCGCGGTTCTCGGCGTGCCGATGCTGCTGTGGCTGCTGCCGCGGCTGCGAACGTCCGCGCCGCCGGTCATGTCCGCCGCTCCCCAGCCGCCACGGGCGACCCGGCCTGTCCTGGTGCTCGCCGGCACCGCCCTGCTGCTGCCGCTGGCCCTGTGGGCGGCTGTCGCCTTCGGCACCGGACCGGACGGCTGGGAGTGGAGCGTCGGCGGCGAGCTTGCCGCGCTGGAGCCCTGGCGCCTGCCGCGGGCGCTGGCGGCGCTGTCGGGCGGGGCCATGCTGGCGATGGCGGGTGCGATGCTGCAGCGGATGACCGGCAACCCGCTGGCGGCGCCGGAGATCCTCGGCGTCTCCTCCGGCGCGATCCTCGGCGTGGTCGTGCTGATGTTCTCGGCCGACGCGCCTGGGCGTGGCGCGCAGATCGCGGCCGGCGGAGCGGGAGCGGTCGCCGTCCTTGCGGCAATGTTGGCACTCGGCCGCAAGGACGGCTTCTCGCCCGACCGGCTGCTGCTGGCCGGCATCGCCACCAGCTCCATCTCCGGGGTCGTCGTCGCCCTATTGATGGCCGGACAGGATCCGCGCCTGCAGACGCTCGTCACCTGGCTGTCGGGGTCCACCTACATGGTGGGATGGACCGACGGGCTGGTGGCACTGGCGCTGGCCCTGCTCGGCGTCGGCGCAATTCCTTTCGTCGCCCGCTGGCTCGACCTGCTGCCGCTCGGCGGCGGGGTGGCCGCCGCCCTTGGGGTCGGCCCGTCGCTCAGCCGTGCCGTGCTGTTCAGCCTGTCGGCCCTGCTGACCGCGGCGGCGACGCTGATCGTCGGGCCGTTGAGCTTCGTCGGGCTGATGGGGCCGCATCTGGCCCGGATGATCGGCCTGCAACGCGCAGCGGCCCATCTCGCCGGCTCCGCCATGCTCGGCGGTCTGGTCATGCTGTTGGCCGACTGGCTCGGGCGCAGTGTGATCTTTCCCTATCAGGTGCCGGCCGGGCTGCTCGCCTCGGTGATCGGCGGACCCTTTCTTCTCTGGCTGCTGGGACGGCGCTGA
- a CDS encoding TonB-dependent siderophore receptor, with translation MPAPALSASFDPAAAANAAAPTDIEPPVLQEMLLEIPALPLGEALTSFGRRTGLQILYRPDILPDRRSRALSGRMDPAAALSILLSGTDLAFEMKGGMVTIGRLQENPGFLPGLTVEGRLASATRTAPIPSHSRSGGKSATPVEDLPQGLSIVTREDLDQRDVQDINGALAYSAGVRPIDYPGGQGAIDVFVRGFRQSSESVMIDGLRSGYNPYGLEYEPFGVERVEVLKGPASTLYGAMPPGGAIALTSKRPTAAPFHRLQLQGGSHDRRQVTADLGDRIDADGTLRFRLTMLSRRSGTQIDHTPDDRLYVAPALSWSAGDRTDITLLASYLDFRKMGAEQSFPASGTVLDNPYGRLGSNLFLGYPGLSSYRSRTLSAGYDIRHALAGNWTLNQTLRYSSSRVGYLSSWASSGLLDADRIYRFGLQDRPKTSSTLLVDTNLQGEAATGPLRHGLLIGIDHGRHRAHETRRNGTVADGLDVFAPVYGGPYGWDATLARDLTERLRQTGLYAQDEIAAGNWRLTLGGRLDWSRSGSTGRLSGGPPVETAQFDRAFTKRIGLAYRFENGLTPYAGTSTSFQPNSDSDVQGRPFSPSRGTQVEAGLRYRPKGFDGLFTLSLFRAVQRNLTTADPDNPGYSVQTGEMRSRGVELEAKAALSPTAELTAAYSYTDARITRDNPTPGGTDRTGKRVASVPRHAAAVWLRQRFETGAASGLTAGVGLRYVGAAYNATNSIRVPSYLLTDVSLGYDLGRLGPALDGASLTMTATNLFDRRYFSPGFYENSVFFGNRRAVLATLSYSW, from the coding sequence TTGCCGGCCCCTGCCCTTTCGGCCTCCTTCGATCCGGCCGCCGCCGCCAACGCCGCCGCCCCGACAGATATCGAACCGCCGGTCCTGCAGGAGATGCTGCTGGAGATCCCGGCCCTCCCCCTTGGCGAGGCGCTGACCAGCTTCGGCCGCCGGACCGGCCTGCAGATTCTCTACCGGCCCGATATCCTGCCCGACCGCCGGTCGCGGGCCCTGTCGGGACGAATGGACCCGGCTGCGGCCCTGTCCATCCTGCTGAGCGGAACCGACCTCGCCTTCGAGATGAAGGGCGGGATGGTGACCATCGGCCGGCTGCAGGAAAATCCCGGCTTCCTTCCGGGCCTGACGGTGGAAGGACGCCTGGCCTCGGCCACCCGGACGGCACCGATCCCCAGCCATAGCCGCAGCGGCGGCAAAAGCGCCACCCCGGTGGAGGATCTGCCGCAAGGGCTGTCCATCGTCACACGGGAAGACCTGGACCAGCGCGACGTTCAGGACATCAATGGCGCCCTCGCCTACAGCGCCGGGGTCCGCCCCATCGACTATCCCGGCGGCCAGGGCGCCATCGACGTCTTCGTCCGCGGCTTCCGCCAGAGTTCGGAATCGGTGATGATCGACGGGCTGCGCAGCGGCTACAACCCCTATGGGCTGGAGTACGAGCCTTTCGGCGTGGAGCGGGTGGAGGTGCTGAAGGGACCGGCCTCCACACTCTACGGGGCGATGCCGCCCGGCGGAGCCATCGCCCTGACCAGCAAGCGCCCGACCGCCGCCCCGTTCCACCGGCTCCAGCTGCAGGGCGGCAGCCACGACCGCCGGCAGGTCACGGCCGACCTCGGCGACAGGATAGACGCCGACGGGACGCTTCGCTTCCGACTGACGATGCTGTCGCGGCGAAGCGGCACGCAGATCGACCATACGCCGGACGACCGCCTCTATGTCGCGCCCGCCCTGTCCTGGTCCGCTGGCGATCGAACCGACATCACACTGCTCGCCAGCTATCTCGATTTCCGCAAGATGGGGGCGGAGCAGAGCTTTCCGGCATCGGGAACGGTGCTGGACAACCCTTACGGCCGTCTGGGGTCGAACCTGTTCCTCGGCTATCCGGGGCTGAGTTCATACCGGTCGCGCACCTTGTCGGCCGGCTACGACATCCGGCATGCCCTGGCCGGGAATTGGACGCTGAACCAGACCCTGCGCTACAGCAGCAGCCGCGTCGGCTATCTGTCGAGCTGGGCGTCGTCGGGCCTGCTGGATGCGGACCGCATCTACCGTTTCGGGCTGCAGGACCGGCCCAAGACCAGTTCGACCCTGCTGGTGGACACCAACCTGCAAGGCGAGGCAGCCACCGGTCCGCTGCGCCACGGCCTGCTGATCGGCATCGACCATGGCCGCCACCGGGCGCACGAGACGCGGCGGAACGGCACGGTGGCCGATGGGCTCGACGTCTTCGCTCCGGTCTATGGCGGCCCCTATGGCTGGGACGCGACGCTTGCCCGCGACCTGACCGAACGCCTCCGCCAGACCGGCCTCTACGCCCAGGACGAGATCGCCGCCGGCAACTGGCGGCTGACGCTCGGCGGACGGCTGGACTGGAGCCGCAGCGGCAGCACAGGCCGCCTGTCCGGGGGGCCTCCGGTGGAAACGGCGCAGTTCGATCGCGCCTTCACCAAACGCATCGGGCTGGCCTACAGGTTCGAAAACGGTCTGACGCCTTATGCCGGCACGTCGACCTCCTTCCAGCCGAACAGCGACAGCGACGTGCAGGGCCGGCCCTTTTCGCCGAGCCGGGGGACACAGGTGGAAGCCGGGCTGCGCTACCGGCCCAAGGGGTTCGACGGCCTCTTCACCTTGTCGCTGTTCCGGGCCGTCCAGCGCAATCTCACCACCGCCGACCCGGACAATCCCGGCTATTCGGTCCAAACCGGGGAGATGCGGTCGCGCGGCGTCGAGCTGGAGGCAAAGGCGGCGCTCAGCCCCACCGCTGAGCTGACGGCGGCCTACAGCTACACCGACGCGCGGATCACCCGCGACAACCCCACCCCCGGCGGAACCGACAGGACCGGGAAGCGGGTGGCCTCGGTGCCGCGCCATGCCGCCGCGGTCTGGCTGCGGCAGCGGTTCGAGACGGGAGCGGCTAGCGGTCTGACCGCCGGCGTCGGCCTGCGCTATGTCGGTGCGGCCTACAATGCCACGAACAGCATACGCGTCCCCTCCTACCTGCTGACCGATGTCAGCCTGGGCTACGATCTGGGACGGCTCGGCCCGGCGCTCGACGGCGCCAGTCTCACCATGACCGCGACCAACCTGTTCGACCGCCGCTACTTCTCGCCGGGATTCTACGAGAACTCGGTCTTTTTCGGCAACCGAAGGGCGGTGCTGGCGACGCTGTCCTACAGCTGGTGA
- a CDS encoding cyclic peptide export ABC transporter, protein MPTPPPTSFSAPLQLLRPFWPLLTAATLLGVLGGLGVTGLLATINRILHADESPGAGLLLAFAGLCALTLTGSVLSDIGTNRIGQTVIARLRKELGDRILTAPIDQLERYRSHRLIPVLTHDVDTISDFAFALAPLAVSLSVTLGSLCYLAVLSSPMFLATAAAILIGSAVQYAARVRGIEGFQEARTHEDDLQKHYRSLAEGAKELRINRPRRLRLQSDTLRRTIDRICDIQIRSITLFVVAKGFGSTLFFIVIGVALGIDMLWPSTDRGTLSGFVLVLLYMKGPLEHLIGTLPIVSRAQVAFRRISDLSAEFASPEPHLLMEDGAGPPATIGSLELRNARYVYPPAGPEVEPFVLGPVSLRIGRGEILFIVGENGCGKTTLIKMLLGLYPPHEGEILLDGRPVTPETRDDYRQLFTTIFSDYFLFDDLIPASGSVPEDARPYLERLEIAHKVSVVDGVFSTTDLSTGQRKRLALLQAWTEKRPVLVFDEWAADQDPTFRRIFYTDLLPSLKALGKTIIVISHDDRYFDAADHLLRLTGGKVVEDRQPAL, encoded by the coding sequence ATGCCGACCCCCCCCCCTACCAGCTTCAGCGCTCCGCTCCAGCTCCTCCGCCCCTTCTGGCCGCTGCTGACCGCCGCCACCCTGCTGGGCGTGCTGGGCGGCCTCGGCGTGACCGGACTGCTGGCCACCATCAACCGCATCCTGCATGCCGATGAGAGTCCGGGCGCCGGACTCCTGCTCGCCTTCGCCGGCCTGTGCGCGCTGACGCTCACGGGTTCGGTCCTGTCCGACATCGGCACCAACCGGATCGGGCAGACGGTCATCGCGCGGCTGCGCAAGGAGCTGGGCGACCGCATCCTGACGGCACCCATCGACCAGCTGGAGCGCTATCGCAGCCACCGCCTGATCCCGGTGCTGACCCATGACGTCGACACCATCAGCGACTTCGCCTTCGCCCTCGCGCCGCTGGCGGTATCCCTCAGCGTCACACTGGGCAGCCTATGCTACCTAGCGGTGCTGTCCTCGCCGATGTTCCTGGCGACGGCCGCGGCCATCCTGATCGGCAGCGCCGTGCAATATGCGGCGCGAGTCCGCGGCATCGAAGGCTTCCAGGAGGCCCGCACCCACGAGGACGACCTGCAGAAGCATTACCGCTCGCTGGCGGAGGGAGCGAAGGAGCTGCGCATCAACCGGCCTCGGCGGCTGCGGCTGCAAAGCGACACCCTGCGCAGGACCATCGACCGCATCTGCGACATCCAGATCCGGTCGATCACCCTCTTCGTCGTCGCCAAGGGGTTCGGATCGACTCTGTTCTTCATCGTCATCGGTGTGGCGCTCGGCATCGACATGCTGTGGCCCAGCACCGACCGCGGGACGCTGAGCGGCTTCGTCCTGGTCCTGCTCTACATGAAGGGACCGCTGGAGCATCTGATCGGCACGCTGCCCATCGTCAGCCGCGCCCAGGTCGCCTTCCGGCGCATCTCGGACCTGTCGGCGGAGTTCGCCTCGCCGGAACCGCATCTGCTGATGGAGGATGGGGCCGGTCCGCCTGCGACGATCGGCTCGCTGGAACTGCGGAACGCCCGGTACGTCTACCCGCCGGCCGGCCCGGAGGTGGAGCCCTTCGTGCTCGGTCCCGTCTCGCTGAGGATCGGCCGCGGCGAGATCCTGTTCATCGTCGGAGAGAACGGCTGCGGCAAGACCACGCTGATCAAGATGCTGCTCGGTCTCTATCCCCCGCATGAGGGGGAAATCCTGCTCGATGGCCGTCCGGTGACGCCGGAGACGCGGGACGACTACCGTCAGCTCTTCACCACGATCTTCTCCGATTATTTCCTGTTCGACGACCTGATCCCGGCGAGCGGCAGCGTGCCGGAGGACGCCCGGCCCTATCTTGAACGGCTGGAGATCGCCCACAAGGTCAGCGTGGTGGACGGGGTGTTCAGCACCACCGACCTGTCCACCGGCCAGCGCAAGCGGCTGGCCCTGCTCCAGGCCTGGACGGAGAAGCGGCCGGTGCTGGTGTTCGACGAATGGGCCGCCGACCAGGATCCGACCTTCCGCCGGATCTTCTACACCGACCTGCTGCCGAGCCTGAAGGCGCTGGGCAAGACCATCATCGTCATCTCGCACGACGACCGCTATTTCGATGCGGCGGACCATCTGCTCCGGCTGACCGGCGGCAAGGTCGTGGAGGATCGCCAGCCGGCGCTGTGA
- a CDS encoding ABC transporter substrate-binding protein: MPDIAGDLDRRRFLRMASALPFGLLAGGVRPVRAKDAGGVCALDWTSAQALLSLGIVPRGLPEIDRYRRSVIEPAVPDGVPDIGARAEPNLELLDRLAPARFVSDGMLSAVRGRLERIAPLTLYQPFDTRSAEGGGWSGQLAFAIASLRGLAGDLGVPEAADRAVGRLDHALEEARDRLSGTARRPLYVLSVLDGRRVLIHGRNSLYQEILDRLGIGNAWTGPSGPYGHATVTMDRLTGRPDAGLVNIGSEGQRALEALAGLPLFAGLPFLREGRVTILPPILFYGGVPTAERFVRLLGERLPQSHG; this comes from the coding sequence ATGCCCGACATTGCCGGCGACCTCGACCGCCGCCGGTTCCTCCGCATGGCCTCCGCGCTGCCGTTCGGTCTCCTGGCCGGCGGCGTGAGGCCGGTGCGGGCCAAGGATGCAGGCGGGGTCTGTGCGCTCGACTGGACGAGCGCGCAGGCCCTGCTGTCGCTGGGCATCGTTCCGCGTGGTCTGCCGGAGATCGACCGCTACCGCCGTTCGGTGATCGAGCCGGCGGTGCCGGACGGCGTTCCGGACATCGGCGCGCGGGCGGAGCCGAATCTGGAACTGCTCGACCGGCTGGCTCCCGCCCGTTTCGTCAGCGACGGCATGCTGTCGGCGGTGCGCGGGCGGCTGGAGCGGATCGCTCCGCTGACCCTCTACCAGCCCTTCGACACCCGGTCTGCGGAAGGCGGCGGGTGGAGCGGCCAACTCGCCTTCGCCATCGCCTCCCTGCGCGGGCTGGCAGGCGATCTGGGCGTGCCGGAGGCGGCCGACCGCGCGGTCGGCCGGCTCGACCATGCGCTGGAGGAGGCGCGCGACCGCCTGTCCGGCACGGCGCGGCGACCGCTCTATGTCCTCAGCGTCCTCGACGGGCGCCGCGTCCTGATCCATGGGCGCAACAGCCTGTATCAGGAGATTCTCGACCGGCTGGGGATCGGGAATGCCTGGACCGGTCCCAGCGGACCCTATGGTCATGCCACCGTGACCATGGACCGGCTGACCGGGCGGCCCGATGCCGGGCTGGTCAACATCGGCAGCGAAGGCCAACGGGCGCTGGAGGCGCTGGCCGGCCTGCCGCTGTTCGCCGGGCTGCCCTTCCTGCGCGAAGGCCGCGTCACCATCCTGCCGCCCATCCTGTTCTATGGCGGCGTCCCGACGGCCGAGCGGTTCGTCCGCCTGCTCGGCGAAAGGCTTCCGCAGAGCCATGGCTGA
- a CDS encoding FecR family protein, translating to MPPSHPSDDDRVTEEAADWCLRLQSSDVSDADRAAFERWCLADPRHLAEFDAMREIWGLSAGLRPRVTAVPATAPIEIPVAAAAAVAPSAAVRGPARRRWAMAACVAAALAVCWTVGWSFGVLPGRVDAFLGGGRHRVVQLPDGSTVELNLHTNLFYAQFRDRRSVLMDHGEAYFAVTPDAGRPFTVFTAGHQVRVTGTKFNVWANDGDLAVTLTEGSVTVASSAAGGGEPLRLTPGMQGRFARDSRFGSAARVDPQRVLSWREGKLMFDDITLAEAIPLLNPYLSQPLRLADRKVSAMRIGGVYDIADLDRVAASLPRVLPVTLVPKDGELLISAR from the coding sequence ATGCCTCCGTCACATCCCTCCGACGACGACCGCGTGACCGAAGAGGCGGCGGACTGGTGCCTGCGTCTGCAATCGTCCGACGTCAGCGACGCCGACCGCGCCGCTTTCGAGCGCTGGTGCCTGGCGGATCCGCGCCACCTGGCGGAATTCGATGCGATGCGCGAGATCTGGGGCCTGTCCGCCGGCCTGCGCCCGCGCGTGACCGCAGTTCCCGCGACAGCTCCCATCGAAATCCCGGTGGCTGCTGCCGCAGCGGTGGCGCCGTCCGCCGCCGTCCGGGGGCCGGCGCGGCGGCGCTGGGCGATGGCGGCTTGCGTCGCGGCGGCGCTGGCCGTCTGCTGGACGGTGGGCTGGTCCTTCGGCGTGCTGCCGGGGCGGGTCGATGCCTTCCTCGGCGGCGGCCGGCACCGCGTGGTTCAGCTGCCCGACGGCTCGACGGTGGAGCTGAACCTGCACACCAACCTGTTCTATGCCCAGTTCCGCGACCGGCGCAGCGTCCTGATGGACCATGGCGAGGCCTATTTCGCCGTCACGCCGGATGCGGGGCGACCCTTCACCGTCTTCACCGCCGGCCACCAGGTCCGGGTGACGGGGACGAAGTTCAACGTCTGGGCCAATGACGGCGATCTTGCGGTGACGCTGACCGAAGGCTCGGTCACCGTGGCGTCGTCCGCCGCAGGCGGGGGAGAGCCTTTGCGGCTGACGCCCGGCATGCAGGGCCGCTTCGCCCGAGACAGCCGGTTCGGCAGCGCGGCGCGCGTCGATCCGCAGCGGGTGCTGTCCTGGCGCGAGGGCAAGCTGATGTTCGACGACATCACGCTTGCCGAGGCGATTCCGCTGCTCAATCCCTATCTGTCGCAGCCGCTGCGGCTGGCGGACCGCAAGGTCAGTGCGATGCGCATCGGCGGCGTGTACGACATCGCCGACCTCGACCGCGTGGCGGCCTCGCTTCCGCGGGTACTGCCGGTGACGCTCGTGCCGAAGGACGGCGAACTTCTCATTTCCGCCCGCTGA
- a CDS encoding ATP-binding cassette domain-containing protein, translating into MTSSSAPLFRLDGVSFALPDRLLLDLPSCDLFPRRVTALIGHNGSGKSTLLKILARQQHPSGGRVLFDGQPLERWKQRDLARRIGYLPQHMPPASGLLVRELVALGRYPWHGALGIFRAEDARKVEEALALTDTARFAHRLVDSLSGGERQRVWLAMLIAQDAGCLLLDEPISALDVAHQVEVLALVRRLSRERGIGVIAVLHDVNMAARFCDEIVALHGGRLIDRGTPAEIMTPARLGAIYGLPMAVIPHPVSGEPVGLVR; encoded by the coding sequence ATGACGTCTTCATCTGCGCCGCTGTTCCGGCTGGACGGGGTGAGCTTCGCCCTGCCGGACCGCCTCCTGCTCGACCTGCCGTCCTGCGACCTGTTTCCCCGCCGGGTGACGGCGCTGATCGGCCACAACGGCTCCGGCAAATCGACCCTGTTGAAGATCCTCGCCCGTCAGCAGCATCCCAGCGGCGGCCGGGTGCTGTTCGACGGCCAGCCGCTGGAGCGATGGAAACAGCGGGACCTGGCTCGCCGGATCGGCTATCTGCCGCAGCACATGCCGCCCGCCTCGGGTCTGCTGGTGCGGGAACTGGTGGCGCTCGGCCGGTATCCCTGGCATGGCGCGCTCGGCATCTTCCGGGCCGAGGATGCCCGCAAGGTCGAGGAGGCGCTGGCGCTGACCGACACCGCACGCTTCGCCCACCGCCTGGTGGACAGCCTGTCGGGCGGCGAGCGGCAGCGGGTGTGGCTGGCAATGCTGATCGCACAGGATGCCGGCTGCCTTCTTCTGGACGAGCCGATCTCGGCGCTCGATGTCGCTCATCAGGTGGAGGTGCTGGCCCTGGTCCGCCGCCTGTCGCGGGAGCGCGGCATCGGCGTGATCGCGGTGCTGCACGACGTGAACATGGCCGCCCGCTTCTGCGACGAGATCGTCGCCCTGCATGGCGGGCGGTTGATAGACCGCGGCACGCCGGCCGAGATCATGACGCCCGCCCGGCTCGGCGCCATCTACGGACTGCCGATGGCTGTGATCCCTCATCCGGTGTCCGGAGAGCCGGTCGGGCTGGTCCGCTGA